CTAGTAAGGCCATAAATAATGTAGCACTCACATCGTGAATTTTAGACCAAAATGCATCGGGTTCAAAATGGATACCCACCAATGGTAAGGCAGATTCCGATATTACTATTCCGGAAAGGGTAACAACCACCATAAATAGATATAAAATCCAATTGAAAACATTGTCAAAACGAGTCTTATTAGGCTGTTTCTTGAAAAATTTATTGGAATTTGCACGTATCCATTCCCAATTGATAATAAGATGCAAAAAGAAAGGCATAATAATGATAAAACTTGCCCATTCATGAATAGGTACACCCGTAATTTGAGGAATTAACACAAGAATCATCAAGGCAAAAAAGAAAATATCTACATATACCCTTACTTTAGAAGTTTTCTTCTTTACTGGATTTTCACTCATTTTTTTATGGATTAGTTTTTATTAAGGCTTTTGATCGAACCTGCAAAGATGTGCCTTAATAACATTGGAATAAAGGTCAAAAAACGGTCGCAGATGGTAAATGTGTAACCAGGGGTTCGCTTAGATAATAATGATCAGTACACCCCTACCGTAACTTGAATACAGAAAACTATTCCAACCCCTTTTTATCAGGATTCCAAAAAGGTTTTGTTTTAATTTGTTTGGTATTCCAGTTCAGTTCCTTTCTAAAATATTTGTTCAAAGCCACACAAACCCTACTGTCTCCCGCAATATATACCATCTTTTTACCGGACATATTAGGGAGCAGTTTTTGCAACACCTCACTAAGAACTGCTGTTGGGTTTTGGTCCATTTCATAAAAATCGAAAGGGACGGTTCCATCTACATCTGAAAACAATTCACTCAGGTCTGAAGTATAAATTACACTCTCAACCTGCTTCGCATCGGGTAAATGACGGTTAATCATATAGAGGTGGGACAATGCCGATAAATCACCGATCATGAGGTAACTGTCCGCTGTATCGTCCAGAAGGAAGTTTC
This genomic interval from Zobellia roscoffensis contains the following:
- a CDS encoding DUF4405 domain-containing protein — its product is MSENPVKKKTSKVRVYVDIFFFALMILVLIPQITGVPIHEWASFIIIMPFFLHLIINWEWIRANSNKFFKKQPNKTRFDNVFNWILYLFMVVVTLSGIVISESALPLVGIHFEPDAFWSKIHDVSATLFMALLGVHIALHWKWIVGAFKKLKFKSDIHHLTDVKRILGTSSRQLMYIIVFSIFVSFVVYILDYSDWADSLRVTKEVTERAQNETSDGRPKTWMRYVLPMVKVTVLMTIPALITGGILRLKKRIKRA
- a CDS encoding siderophore-interacting protein is translated as MGLVETLIKKVLEKGTIVEKTQLSESVFKIRIRSEHIKNVDFVPGYFIRLGVGIGKDEIGLKDKVRSYSIWDVDHENKTIELAVATHSKGIGAEWAENCQVGDEVYFKWKKGNFLLDDTADSYLMIGDLSALSHLYMINRHLPDAKQVESVIYTSDLSELFSDVDGTVPFDFYEMDQNPTAVLSEVLQKLLPNMSGKKMVYIAGDSRVCVALNKYFRKELNWNTKQIKTKPFWNPDKKGLE